Proteins from a single region of Belliella baltica DSM 15883:
- a CDS encoding cyanoglobin, producing MHEFQTIYQTLGEEKIKTLVHHFYKGVAGNAELLTLYPEDLKPAEERLFLFLQQVFGGPQIYSEQRGHPMLRKRHFQWEIGGDLRNAWLNCMFAAMEKIEIDQNTKEAMMRYFVQVANHMVNK from the coding sequence ATGCACGAGTTTCAAACAATCTATCAAACTCTAGGTGAAGAAAAAATCAAAACCTTAGTACACCATTTTTATAAAGGTGTTGCTGGAAACGCTGAATTGCTCACTTTATATCCTGAAGATCTCAAACCCGCCGAAGAAAGACTTTTTTTATTTTTACAACAGGTTTTTGGTGGACCTCAAATATATTCTGAACAAAGAGGCCACCCAATGCTAAGGAAAAGACATTTCCAGTGGGAAATTGGTGGTGATTTGAGAAATGCTTGGCTCAACTGTATGTTTGCAGCAATGGAAAAAATCGAAATAGATCAAAATACAAAAGAAGCCATGATGCGTTATTTTGTTCAAGTTGCGAATCACATGGTAAACAAATAA
- the accC gene encoding acetyl-CoA carboxylase biotin carboxylase subunit, which yields MFKKILIANRGEIALRIIRTCKEMGIKTVAVYSTADKDSLHVRFADEAVCIGPAPSRESYLNIPRIIAAAEITNADAIHPGYGFLSENAEFSRICEEYKIKFIGASPDMINRMGDKATAKATMKEAGVPTIPGSEGLLESIEQGVKIATEMGYPVILKATAGGGGRGMRIVKQESEFKKAWDDARQESGAAFGNDGLYLEKFVEEPRHIEIQVIGDSNGKACHLSERDCSIQRRHQKLVEETPSPFITDELRDAMGKAAIKGAEAIGYEGAGTIEFLVDKNRNFYFMEMNTRIQVEHPITEEVTDFDLIKEQIKVAAGEKISGKNYYPKLYAMECRINAEDPANGFRPSPGKIVNLHLPGGRGVRIDSHVYAGYVIPPNYDSMIAKLIVSGQSREEVIVRMKRALEEFVIDGIKTTIPFHIALLNDPKFKAGEFTTKFLENFDFSVIKK from the coding sequence GTGTTTAAAAAAATCTTAATAGCCAACAGAGGGGAAATTGCACTTAGAATCATCCGTACTTGCAAAGAAATGGGGATCAAAACTGTGGCGGTATATTCTACCGCAGACAAAGATAGCCTACATGTAAGATTCGCAGATGAAGCGGTGTGTATTGGACCGGCACCAAGTAGAGAATCTTACCTAAATATTCCAAGAATAATAGCCGCCGCAGAAATCACTAATGCAGATGCTATACATCCAGGATATGGTTTTCTTTCAGAAAATGCCGAATTCTCCAGAATTTGTGAAGAATACAAAATAAAATTCATTGGTGCTAGCCCTGATATGATCAATAGAATGGGTGATAAAGCTACAGCTAAGGCAACTATGAAAGAAGCTGGAGTTCCTACCATACCAGGTTCTGAAGGTCTTTTAGAGTCGATCGAACAAGGTGTCAAAATTGCTACCGAAATGGGCTATCCTGTTATTCTAAAAGCAACAGCCGGTGGCGGTGGACGTGGCATGAGAATAGTCAAGCAAGAAAGTGAATTCAAAAAAGCTTGGGATGATGCAAGACAAGAATCTGGTGCCGCATTTGGAAATGACGGACTTTATTTAGAAAAGTTTGTAGAAGAACCTCGACATATCGAAATCCAAGTGATCGGTGATAGCAATGGAAAAGCTTGTCACTTATCCGAAAGAGATTGCTCTATCCAAAGAAGACATCAAAAATTGGTGGAGGAAACCCCTTCGCCATTTATAACAGACGAACTTAGAGATGCAATGGGTAAAGCTGCGATCAAAGGAGCAGAAGCCATTGGCTATGAAGGAGCTGGGACGATTGAATTTTTGGTTGATAAAAACCGAAATTTCTACTTCATGGAAATGAATACACGTATTCAAGTAGAGCATCCGATTACAGAAGAAGTTACTGACTTTGACTTGATCAAAGAGCAAATCAAAGTAGCAGCAGGAGAAAAAATATCTGGCAAAAACTACTATCCAAAACTTTATGCAATGGAATGTAGAATCAATGCAGAGGATCCTGCGAATGGATTTAGACCAAGTCCTGGCAAAATCGTAAACCTTCATCTTCCAGGTGGTAGAGGTGTAAGAATTGATAGCCATGTTTATGCAGGGTATGTCATTCCTCCCAACTATGACTCTATGATTGCTAAGCTAATTGTAAGTGGACAATCTAGAGAAGAGGTAATCGTAAGAATGAAAAGAGCACTTGAGGAATTTGTGATTGATGGAATTAAGACAACGATACCATTCCACATTGCACTTCTTAATGATCCCAAATTCAAAGCTGGTGAATTTACTACCAAGTTCTTGGAAAATTTTGATTTCTCAGTAATCAAGAAATAA